Part of the Candidatus Dependentiae bacterium genome is shown below.
TAAAATACATAGTTTATAGACTTAGTTATACTTTGTTAAGATAACAGTAAAAAATGTTAAGTAACTGTTTGTTTTATAGGGCTATATTGGGATTAGTTTTTTGAATACACGTAGCCTGCAATAGTTTTTGCTATATCCTTAGATAACTCAGTCGAGGTAGTTGCGTAAGCGGTTGCTCCCGTTAACCTATGCGCCAATCGTACCTGATTAAGATAATCACCTAATATCTTACCTATAATTTGATACGGTTTTTCCTGTGTTGAAGCGTATTTTTCTTGAGCTAATGCACCATACTGGCTTAATAGGTAAGGTGAAGGCTTTACTTTTTGTAATAATTCTCGAACTAATACTGGGCTGCCAAATGCAACAGCTTTACCGAGAGTATTTTCATCTGGAGTTGCTTTTGTTTTATTTAGCAATTGTATGTATTCCTCTATAAGTTTAATAATTTCTTGTTGCTTAGCTTCATTTACCTGTGTTTTCCATGACTCTGGTAAAGTGGTATATAATTTAGCAAAATCCAATGCTGTCTGGCCGTGTACATCCTTTATAAGTGGATTAGCATTTGCTTGAAGAAGCAATTTTATAATACTTTTATTAGGAGAAAATGTAACTAGGCTTGAATGAAGTGGTGTTTTTTTGTCTTTATCAGTTGCGTTAACTTCTGCGCCAGCATCAATTAGCATTTGTATTATATTTAAATTATTAGTATCTACTGCCCTAAAAAGAGGCACCTTTCCCATGTCAGCTACTTTATTGACATCGGCTTTTGCATTAATAAGTTTTTTTATTATAGTTGGGTTACTATATACTAGAGCTTGATGAAGTGGTGTCCAATCAGTGCCTGGATCTATTTTATTAACATCGACTTTTTGAGCTATGAGCTCGTCCACTTGGTGTTCATTGTTTGACTGTAGTGCTTTGATAAGCTCTTTATCTAAATCTGAGGTAAAAGTGAACTCACATAAGGCTATGAGAGATAAAAATAGAGTTTTATTCATTATAGTACGCTTTCCGTTATTTTGAAATTAATTATAGCCTGCTACTATAATTATAATTCAAATAGAAAGCATAAATCAAGGACTAGGTTAGCGATATAAATTTATGCATGTGTTTTCGTGAAGATAATAAATAAAATCATTATATTAATAATAAATTCGCATAATTATTTACTCAAAATTAAACCCATACAGAAACTTAAAGACTCAATCATGGATAAATTTGACAATATGAAATTTTAATGTTATTATTAAAAGTAATTAAGGTTAAATTATGCAATATTATCTGGTGCTACAGAGCTTTTGGTGTACTTTAAGAGTAACAAAAGCCAGTGATTACAGTTTCATTTTAGATTACTTAAGACGAAGAGCTTCTATAACTAGGAGCTCTTTTTTATGTGTGGTTATCTGTGTTTTTGATTTTAGAATTAGCCAAGACACTGCAAAACATGCCCTGGTTAATTCTAGCTTTTTGTTAGCAGCACTCTTCTTCAGAAGTACATTCTTGTTTGGCTATAAGCGATTTTAGGGTTTCTTTAAGTTTATTCATAAGCTTTTTTTATAAGATTTTATAGGAAGTTCTTCCATATCTTGAAGGAGTAGCTGTTGGTTTTCTGCTAATGTATTTATGTCTTCGTTAATGTCTTCTATATAGTCTGTCAATGTGTTTTCTGCGCTTAGGCGTAACGTGTTTTTGCCCTTGGCTAGTGTTAATGATCCGCTCAGTAAATCTATAAATCCATTATAGCCATCTGTTACTCTGAAGTAAGAGTTGACTCGTGGCCAGTACTCTCAGTGTCTATGAAGTCTATACTTTTCTAGAGCAATAGGACATGGAGGATAGTTTGGTTATAGTTTATAAGTTAGGTTTAGTTTATAAACTATTTCGTATAATTATTATTAGTCTTGAAATATGCTATTAAAAAGCAAAAGAGTGCCTTTCGCTTTAATGGTATTGTTTTATTTAATGTTGTTATTGTAATTGCTATCGGCACTCTTTTGCTCGATGTCTTTCTTTATAGAAACAGAACAAATAAACAAAAAATAATGACTTAAAAATTATTATAAAAAAGATCAACAAGAGAACTAGTAAGATAAATAAAGAATAGTAAAGATTAAGGAGAAAATAAATGTATACTAGTTTAACTTTTGGTCAAGTTTGTACCTTATTAGAAGTTAGAAGAAAGCATGATAAATAATAGGGTAAATAAATTGTTAGCTTTTAATGTGATAATGAGAAGTAGGATAAATGTGGAGAAAAAAGAGAAAAGGGGGCAAGAGAATTTCTGACCCACATTGATTTGGTGTTTTGTTGTTTGTCTCCATAAATCAGAGCTTATATTTTCATTATAAAAAATACCATACATTCTAAAAATAAGGTAATTATGGCCAAACTGGCGATTGCATTAAAATAGAACATGTTGTTTTTTCTATTTTTCAAGAGAAGATATTTTTTTCTTATAAGTAAGTATGATTCTATTTAATTATTTATCAAATGCTTATGCTGATTAAAAATAATTATAGATAAAAGTTAGGCCAGCATCTTAATCATTGACAATTTGGCAATTTTTTATCTATAATTAACTAAGAATAAAAATAAATATAATATTATCTAAGGAGTAGGAATGAATAAATACCTTTTAATGGTTATACTAGCACTATTTGCTCGATCTTTTGGTATGTATAGTACAGACAAAGATGCCCAGGTTCAAATATGGCAACGATTGCAACAACGTCTTAATAACCCTGAAAACTTCAGAGATTTAACTGCTCGTCTTAATAATCCAGAAAATTTTAGGCATTCAAATGCACGTCTTAGCGATCCTGAAAATTTTAGAGACCTAAATGCTCGTCTTAATGACAGAAGTAATCCTGTATGGCAGCAGTTAGAAAATCGTCTTAATGCAAGGTTTCCGCAAAGCTCACCTGTGCCTAATGCTCAGCAGCAGCCAAGTGCAGGTCAGCCTTTTGGCCACTATTTTAGTAGTAACAGTAATCCAAGTGCTACTAGTGTGCAACCGCGAATGCCAAGTATATATCAAAGTGCTGCTCCTTATCTAAGTGGAAATAGTAATCCAAGTGAAAGCGCTATTGAGTCTCCTGTACCTAACATATCGCCAAATATCTCTTCAGGCTATAGATATTCAAACATGAGCCCACTAGTAGTTGCGCCAAATAGACTAATTGGTTCTAGTAATGTTAATCAGTCTAGCAGGACAGCCATTGAGTCTTTGCCTGTTGCATCATTTTCTGACATCTATCAACAACCAGACAGCACTATCAAAAAGTTAGAACAACATGCTACTAGCAGTACCAGTAATAGCAATAGTGATTCATCTGCTGTAAGTACTGATCCTATACAGCAAAAAATTTTTGAAGCAATCAAAAATAATGATTTAGATGCACTTAAGACCTTGATGGCCGAAGCAAGCAAAATTTACGTTGATGAATTAGGTAACACTCAATTACACTATGCTGTTAGTGTATCTAATGTAGATCCTAATATCGTTGATTTCTTTATAGGGCTTAACCCTAAACTATTATCTGTTCGTAATAAAGCTGGACAGTTACCTATAGAGCTTATACCTAATAATCGTGAAGATCTTGTAGAGCTTTTTCTACCATTTTTAGATATTAATATTTAAAAAGCAATGAGATAAAGAGAGTGATAATTAAATTTAAATAAAAATAACAAGGAGATAAAATAATGAAGAATTGTTTTTTACTGGTATTAAGTTGTGTGCCATTTGTATCTTTTAGTATGGATCGATCTCAAGAGTTGTTAGATGCAGTAAAGCAGCGTGGCGCTCCACAACGATTACAGCAACTATTGGCTCAGGGTCTAAATGTTAATGCTGTTAACGATCCAATTCAGCGGTACACAGCATTGCACTATGCGGCACAAAGGAATAATATAGAATACATGAAAATTTTGTTGGAAGCTGGAGCTGCTATAGACGCTATGGTTGAAAATCGCAAAACTCCGCTCCATTACGCATCAGAGTATGGATATCCTGATTCAGTTAAATTTTTATTGCAAGCAGGGGCTAATCCATTATTAAAGGATGAGCGAGGGGCTACAGCTAGAGATTATGCTCGTACTCCTGAAATTGCAAAAATATTGCAAGATGCTATGAATGCAAGAGTAACCCAAGTCAAAAATGAAAGTAACAGAAACTCCAATAGTAATCCTTCAGTTACACCGGCTATGCCAAGTAGTGCAACTATATATAATGATCCTGTCTCAAGTAGTGTAAGTCTTCCTTCTGGGAATAATCAAGGTGCTGCCTCTGTGACAGATAACTCAAATAGTAACAGTACTGCTCCTGTTAAGCTTGAAAGCTCTGAACAACAGCAAGTATTTAGCATAATTAAGGAAAATAATTTAGATAAGTTAAAAGAACTAGCAGCGCGGGTGGCAATTCCTCAAATTGATGAACAGGGTAATAATCAGCTACATTATGCTGTTAGTATATCTAATGTAGATCCTAATATCGTTGATTTTATTATAGGACTTAATCCAGAATTAGCTACCATGCGAAATAAAGCTGGAGCATTACCAGTTGAGTTAGTACCGGATAATCGAGAAGACTTGGTGGAACTTTTTTTACCATTTTTAGATTTTAAATAAATAGGGTTATAGCATAGTCATCATCTGTAACTATATTATTAGGTCATAAAAGTATACTGCTGCTCTTATGACCTATAGTCTCTTTGGTTGTACCTAGCAAGCGCTAAGTAGTTACTTGTATGAGGCTGGAAGTCAAGTCCAACTTTCCAGCCTCATAGGCTTGGTATTCAGTTAAAGAGTATAGTTGATTATGATAGCAATTATAAAAAACATTGGAAGGGTTTAATTCTAAATTAGCAGTGGTGGTGAGGCCATTTGATATAAAAAAGAGCTTAGGGTTTAATTCTAAGCTTATTTTATATACTATATAAAATAAAAATTAACTTTTGATTTAGATAAATTAAAAGTTAAACTAAAAATGGTAGAAAAAGTTCTATAAGATCGTCGCGGTCACCAGGTATAAGCTCTATAGGTAATCGCCCTGATTTATTACGCATAGACAGTAATTCTTTATTAAGGCTGATAATAAAGGCAACAATAGCTGGATGTACATTGGGTAGAGTAACAGCATAGTGAAGCTGTGTATTGCCCAATCCATCTATATGAAGCTTGCTTGCTTCACTTGCCATTTCTTTAAGCTTATCCATAAAAACCTGCGGTTGTAAGGAGTCAATTTTAGCTGCAGGGGGATTGACATTACAAGATTGCACGGGCGCTATCGGGCTAACCGGTGTTATGCTTTTGCTTTGCATAGCATGTTGTACAGGTTGCTGGTGCTCTTGGAGCATCTGGGCAATTACTTTTTTGTTTTCTATCTTTTCAGGAATGTCCGACTTGTCTGGCTGAACCATATCTAATGCTGTTTCACCTTGTTGATTTTTAATGGAAGGATCAGCACCCGCTTGCAGGAGTAGTTGTACAATGTCTGTATTGCCATGTATAGCAGCGTAATGGAGTGGTGTCCAGCCATTTTTATTTGGCATGTTAGGATTGCCTCCCTTAAGGAGCAGTTGTACTATTGCTTTATTTTGACCCATAATAGCATAATGGAGTGGTGTCTTGCCAAGTGTATCAGTAGCATTGGGATTGGCGCCTTTATCAAGTAATAATTGCGCTACGTTAGTATGGCCTTTTTCAGCAGATCTATGGAGTGGCGTAGTGCCAACAACATTAGCCGCATTGGCGTCGGCGCCTTTATCAAGTAACAGTTTTGCTACGTTAGTATGGTCACGTTCAGCAGTGTAATGGAGTGGTGCGTGGCCTTGACTATCAACCGTCTCTTTACTTGCACCTTGTTTAAGTAATTCGTCAACCCGATGCGCATCGCCTATCCGAGCTGCTGCGAGCAATTGATCGTCGAGTTTAGTGGCGCCTTGGTTGAGTAACTGTGTTACCCGACGTGCATCGCCTGCTTTAGTTGCTTCGAGCAATTTATCGTCGAGCTCCCGTGGACTGAACAGTGTGAAAGTGCTGAGTGGTAGGAATATGAGAGAAAGGAATAATTTGTTCATGGTTTATCCTTTTGTAAGTGTATGGCATATCCAGCGATAGTTGTGGCAATATCAGATGGCAATGGTGGTGTTGCGCGTATTAGCGCAAGAGCGTTATTATAATCCCGTAACAGTTCCCCTATTTGTTTGTAAATAGCCTTTTTTGATTGAGCAAGCTGATTTTGGGCAAGATTGCCCAGAGCGGATATCTGTTGTTGTGTTGGTTTAAGTTGTGCAAGTAGCTGTTTAACTAAAGAGGTATAGCCACCGTCAACAGCTTTGCTTAATGTTTCGTGCGTGGAATTACTGTTGGCTTCTTGGTGTAGTTGCTGGTACTCTTGGAGCATCTGGACAATTGCTTTTTTGTTTTCCTTTGTTTTGGAATTTTCATATTGTCTTGGCTCACTTATTTCTAATGCTATCCAACCTTCGTGACTTTTAATGGAAGGATCAGCATCCGCTTACAGGAGCAGTTGAGCTAGTTCTGTATA
Proteins encoded:
- a CDS encoding ankyrin repeat domain-containing protein, whose protein sequence is MKNCFLLVLSCVPFVSFSMDRSQELLDAVKQRGAPQRLQQLLAQGLNVNAVNDPIQRYTALHYAAQRNNIEYMKILLEAGAAIDAMVENRKTPLHYASEYGYPDSVKFLLQAGANPLLKDERGATARDYARTPEIAKILQDAMNARVTQVKNESNRNSNSNPSVTPAMPSSATIYNDPVSSSVSLPSGNNQGAASVTDNSNSNSTAPVKLESSEQQQVFSIIKENNLDKLKELAARVAIPQIDEQGNNQLHYAVSISNVDPNIVDFIIGLNPELATMRNKAGALPVELVPDNREDLVELFLPFLDFK
- a CDS encoding ankyrin repeat domain-containing protein, whose amino-acid sequence is MNKLFLSLIFLPLSTFTLFSPRELDDKLLEATKAGDARRVTQLLNQGATKLDDQLLAAARIGDAHRVDELLKQGASKETVDSQGHAPLHYTAERDHTNVAKLLLDKGADANAANVVGTTPLHRSAEKGHTNVAQLLLDKGANPNATDTLGKTPLHYAIMGQNKAIVQLLLKGGNPNMPNKNGWTPLHYAAIHGNTDIVQLLLQAGADPSIKNQQGETALDMVQPDKSDIPEKIENKKVIAQMLQEHQQPVQHAMQSKSITPVSPIAPVQSCNVNPPAAKIDSLQPQVFMDKLKEMASEASKLHIDGLGNTQLHYAVTLPNVHPAIVAFIISLNKELLSMRNKSGRLPIELIPGDRDDLIELFLPFLV
- a CDS encoding ankyrin repeat domain-containing protein; protein product: MNKTLFLSLIALCEFTFTSDLDKELIKALQSNNEHQVDELIAQKVDVNKIDPGTDWTPLHQALVYSNPTIIKKLINAKADVNKVADMGKVPLFRAVDTNNLNIIQMLIDAGAEVNATDKDKKTPLHSSLVTFSPNKSIIKLLLQANANPLIKDVHGQTALDFAKLYTTLPESWKTQVNEAKQQEIIKLIEEYIQLLNKTKATPDENTLGKAVAFGSPVLVRELLQKVKPSPYLLSQYGALAQEKYASTQEKPYQIIGKILGDYLNQVRLAHRLTGATAYATTSTELSKDIAKTIAGYVYSKN